The Syntrophales bacterium genomic sequence GGAGGAGTGGGAAAAGCATGTTTATGAAGTCAAGAATGATCTTGAACGCATAGCAAAAGAAAAGGTCATTGGTTTCCCTTGGCTAGCAGAAGCCTACGCTGACTATTTCAAGCTGATGGACATGCGCTTAGCTGATTACCTCGACGAGAAGGTGCATCCAGCGCCATCCACTGCTGCACAGATTCGAAAAGAGATCGCGCTGAAGCGACGAGAGGCAGAACGCCTCTTTCGAATCTACAAGTATCAGCTTGGATACTATGAAAGCTTGTTCCCTTGGCTTGCAGAATTCCGTGAAATCACCGACGATGACTTGATAGAGCTTTCAGCTACGGACAACAATGACGAGGATGAGGATAGTAATTCTGATCCGATATCACGATATTTAACCGCTGGTGAATACAATTCTCTAACCAGGGAAGAGAAGTTTCAAAGAGCTCTTGATCGCTATTGGGCATCACGCAAAACCAATTGGCAAATCGGACGGGACTACGAGCGCTATGTCGGATATTTATTTGAAAAGAACGGTTGGAATGTCAACTACTTTGGGAGAGAAGAGGGCCTCAGCGACTTTGGGCGAGATTTAATTGTCACTAGTGGTAATCAAGTCATAATTGTTCAATGCAAGTACTGGGCTAAACACAAGAAGATTCATGAGAAACACATATTCCAACTTTACGGGACGACAATTGAGTACTGGATATCCA encodes the following:
- a CDS encoding restriction endonuclease; this encodes MGLIVLVGIGAGIWILVWIGARLGKASKYDTLKPRLDALDSAERALHSAQVQWKEQRRKESEEWEKHVYEVKNDLERIAKEKVIGFPWLAEAYADYFKLMDMRLADYLDEKVHPAPSTAAQIRKEIALKRREAERLFRIYKYQLGYYESLFPWLAEFREITDDDLIELSATDNNDEDEDSNSDPISRYLTAGEYNSLTREEKFQRALDRYWASRKTNWQIGRDYERYVGYLFEKNGWNVNYFGREEGLSDFGRDLIVTSGNQVIIVQCKYWAKHKKIHEKHIFQLYGTTIEYWISSMGRDSQRQQLLFEDTLSQNPVKAMLYTSTELSQEAKEFAAVLGVEYRENIPIVRYPSIKCNSSKIYHLPFDQQYDRTKIQDVRTEKYVETIHEAEQLGYRRAFRWRGSA